A genomic window from Bacillus cereus G9842 includes:
- a CDS encoding fibronectin type III domain-containing protein: protein MPSLLVPRSEGNWGAAYDVLVTPKTNIIMNKVYVQTYNGGYGGIVYRLRIADESTGQIVYDISSTEETADNNRVSISPNIWKDFQDVKMLSGKTYRLSLTTITQDSSNYDNGTHGSRDPFNGASNEHLEIKSASRKYGRSALQFPEWKFDYTLDEPKGIRVRSTTASAKGIKTIAKPTGTQEGDVLVLYVNHYNDAIIDSNDGFIKTNTSEFSTMLYKVATKYEPEEYPIRIATAQLSWIEMSLMSVADAKVVNYGMVDKSGSSFPPVTTTRVNSRFAVIAASSLNDGSSALLPLTERYGKMCSSIVPVNTNVTIYRNSWDSRTKFIILDENIKRENKIKHIGTTAPATSYSGINYITSWPVPRGIQVGDLIVVMAQSTGSISNSAIISPSGYTKVAEATSNGSMGSSLFYKIATKEDIDSTVSVDTPRSPTGLGFGSINVYRNGKFLTGGVEKTIGFSTPIPSPQEEVVLLQQVRNNYENPRVGFTRIAEHKYGATTMHKYFYNVNNTVPSSIDGDYPEYGVPFTVIGYSEGNEPPTKPELFVKQPTVNSMNLSGESVQLEWTVSTDKEGDSISYEVELYNGSDWVSVESSVTVNSYATILPSLDTDKAQFRVRAKDNKGGKSDYTLGNVFTIATRLLLVQDNNIVKSYKDGVWKAIQ from the coding sequence GTGCCTTCATTATTAGTACCAAGATCAGAAGGTAACTGGGGTGCTGCTTACGATGTATTGGTAACACCTAAAACAAACATCATCATGAATAAGGTGTATGTTCAAACGTATAACGGAGGATATGGAGGAATTGTATATCGGCTTCGAATTGCCGACGAATCAACAGGACAAATTGTTTATGATATTTCAAGTACAGAAGAAACAGCAGATAACAATCGTGTAAGTATTAGTCCTAATATATGGAAAGATTTTCAGGATGTGAAAATGCTTTCAGGAAAAACATATAGGCTAAGTCTTACGACAATAACACAAGACTCTTCTAATTATGATAATGGTACACACGGAAGCAGAGATCCATTTAATGGAGCATCAAACGAGCATCTAGAAATTAAATCAGCTAGTCGAAAGTATGGGAGAAGCGCACTTCAGTTTCCAGAATGGAAGTTTGATTACACATTAGATGAGCCTAAAGGAATAAGAGTAAGGAGTACAACTGCTTCTGCAAAAGGTATTAAGACAATCGCCAAACCTACAGGAACACAAGAAGGAGATGTCCTAGTTTTATATGTCAATCATTATAATGATGCCATTATTGATTCTAATGATGGATTTATAAAAACAAATACTAGTGAATTTTCTACTATGTTGTATAAAGTAGCAACAAAGTATGAACCGGAAGAGTATCCGATACGTATCGCAACAGCCCAATTAAGTTGGATTGAGATGTCATTGATGTCTGTTGCAGATGCTAAAGTTGTAAACTATGGCATGGTTGATAAAAGTGGATCTTCTTTTCCTCCTGTTACTACAACTAGGGTTAATAGTAGGTTTGCTGTTATTGCAGCTAGTTCTCTTAATGACGGAAGCAGTGCATTACTTCCTCTTACAGAACGTTACGGAAAAATGTGTTCATCAATAGTTCCTGTAAATACAAATGTAACAATATATAGAAATAGCTGGGACTCACGAACAAAGTTTATTATCTTAGATGAAAATATTAAAAGGGAGAATAAGATAAAGCACATTGGCACTACAGCTCCTGCTACTAGCTATAGTGGAATAAATTATATAACTTCTTGGCCTGTTCCACGTGGCATCCAGGTAGGGGATTTAATTGTTGTCATGGCACAATCAACAGGGTCTATTTCGAACTCTGCAATTATAAGTCCATCTGGTTATACTAAAGTTGCAGAAGCGACAAGTAATGGTTCAATGGGATCATCTCTTTTTTATAAGATTGCAACGAAAGAAGATATTGATTCAACGGTATCAGTTGATACCCCAAGATCACCAACAGGATTAGGATTTGGTTCCATCAATGTATATCGAAATGGTAAGTTTCTTACTGGTGGTGTTGAAAAGACAATTGGGTTTTCTACTCCTATCCCAAGTCCACAAGAAGAGGTCGTATTATTACAGCAAGTTAGAAATAATTATGAAAACCCACGAGTTGGCTTTACTCGAATTGCAGAGCATAAATATGGTGCTACAACTATGCATAAGTATTTCTATAATGTAAACAATACAGTTCCTAGCTCAATAGATGGAGATTACCCAGAGTATGGTGTCCCTTTCACTGTAATTGGATATAGTGAAGGAAATGAGCCACCAACTAAGCCAGAGCTATTTGTAAAACAGCCGACCGTAAACAGTATGAATCTCTCAGGGGAATCAGTACAACTAGAATGGACAGTATCAACTGACAAAGAAGGAGATTCTATCTCATATGAGGTGGAACTATATAATGGCTCCGATTGGGTTTCAGTGGAATCTAGTGTAACAGTAAATTCTTATGCTACTATTCTTCCAAGTTTAGATACAGACAAAGCACAGTTTCGGGTAAGAGCAAAAGACAATAAAGGAGGAAAATCAGATTACACATTGGGAAATGTGTTTACAATCGCAACTCGTCTTTTATTAGTGCAAGATAATAACATAGTAAAGTCATATAAAGATGGAGTGTGGAAAGCCATTCAGTAA